Genomic window (Streptomyces yatensis):
CGGACGGGGCGCCGGGGGAGATCTGGGTGCGCGGCCCCGCCGTCGCCACCGGCCACTGGGGCGGTCCGCCGGACACCGCGCCGCTGTTCGCCGCCCGCGTCGCCGAGGGGCCGGGCGGCTTTCTGCGCACCGGCGATCTCGGCCTTACGGTGAACGGCCAGCTCCGGATGACCGGCCGGCTCCGTGACGCCCTCCTGGTGGACGGCCACACCCTGCATCCACAGGACGTGGAGCGCGAACTGCTGCGCTGCGCGCGGGCGCTGGGGTCGGCCCGGGTGTTCTGCGCGGGGCCCGGTGCGGGGGCGCTGGTGGTCGTCCAGGAGGTCGTCCGTACGGCGGGCGGGACGCGCACCGGGCTGCCCCGGCTGGCGGCGCGGATCCGCGCCCTGATCGCGGAGGAGTTCGGTGTCGTGACCGGCGCGCTGCTGCTGGTACGCCCCGGCACCGTGCGCGGGGCGGGAGCCGCCAAGGTGCGGCGCGCCCTGCTGCGCGAGCGCTACTTGCGGGGTGAAGTGCGGGCCCTGCACGCCGAGTTCGGGCCGGAGGTGGGTGAGCCCTGCCGGGGTGGTGCGGCATGACAAGGGGGCGCACGGTCGCGCTCGCGCGCGACGAGATATGTGTTCGACGGGCGCATTTGCCCGCGAATCCATGGAAGAGCCCGGGAGGGTGGGGGAATAATCGGCATGCGGGGGATAACGGGGCGGGGAAGGCAGGGGGCGGGATGGTCAGGGTGCTGATCGCGGAAGACATGCATATGTTGCGCAAGGCCCTGGTCGCCCTGCTGGAATTCGAACCGGACATCGAGGTGGTGGCCGAATTCTCCAGCGGCGCCGATATCCTGCCGCGCGCCCGTGAACTCCGCCCGGATGTCGCCGTCCTCGACATCGATCTGCCGGGTATGGACGGGCTCACCGCCGCGGCCGAGTTGAGCACCGCCGTTCCCGAATGCCGCACCATGATGCTCACCAGCCTCGGCCGCCCCGGAAATCTGCGCCGGGCGCTGGCCGCCCATGTCTCCGGCTTTCTGCTCAAGGACAGCAGCCCGGACAAGCTGAGCGACGCCATCCGCGCCGTCGCCCGGGGCGAGCGGGTGATCGATCCGCAGCTGGCGCTGGCCGCCCTGGACGACGGTCCGCAGCCGCTGACCCCGCGTGAGCTGGAGGTCCTGCGGTTCGCCGCGAAGGGGGAGGAGTCCGCGCAGATCGCGGCCAAGCTGTTTCTGTCGGTGGGCACGGTGCGCAACTACCTGACGTCCGCCGTGACCAAGCTGGACGCCCGCAACCGCGTCGACGCCATCCGGATCGCCCGCGAGGCGGGCTGGCTGTAGGAGCACACCCTCACGCCGTCACGGTCGGCCCCGGGCCGTACTCCTCCTTCGAGTCCTTGGAGTCCTTGGATTCCCTGGAGTCCTTCGCGTCCTTCGAACGGCGCTCCCGGCCGCTCCGCGGCGGCGCGTCCACGGACACATCCAGCTCCGCCCGTAACTCGAACCAGCCGTCCGACCGCACGCCCGCGCGCAGCCGCCCGCCGAGGTTCTCCACCCGGACCCGGAGGTTGCCGATTCCGCTGCCGCCGTCCGTGCTGTCGGTGCGCAGGATCGTGGACGGCCGGCCGACCCCGTCGTTGACCAGGGTCAGCCACACCTGGCGTCCGCTGCGCCGCGCCTCGATCGCGCAGTGGTCGGCCTTGCTGTGGCGCAGCACATTGGTCAGTCCCTCGCGCAAGACGCTCGCCAGCACCGTGTCCACCAGCTCCGGCAGCGGTCCGCAGTCGATCTCGGAGGTGGTGCTGATGCCCGCCGCGGCCAGCATCGAGCGGGCCGTCGCCGACTCCGCCGACAGCGACATCTTGCGGTAGCCGCTGGCCACGGCCCGTACGTCGGCGAGGGCCTGACGGGAGGTCTGCAGGATCTCCGAAAGCTCCTGCTGGGCCCGGGAGTTCTGGCGGGGCACCAGCCGGTGCACCAGCTCGCATTTGAGGGTGATCGTGGACAGGCTGTACCCGAGCAGATCGTGCACATCCCGGGAGAACCGCAGCCGCTCCTGGGCTACCGCCAGCCGGGCCAGCTCCGCCCGGGACCGGGACACCTCGGAGACCAGCCCGGACAGCCGCGAGAGCCCGAAGACCACCAGCCCGGTCAGCGCGGTGGAAACCGAGGTGTACGCGACCTGGCCCCAGCCGAAGCCCACCTGGAACAGCAGCACATCCGTGCACAGCAGGATGGCCGCGAACGCGGGCCACGCCAGCGCCGGTGCCAGCACCAGCAGCGAGGAGCCGGCCAGAAAACCCGGCATGCCCAGCCAGGCGTGTTTGAAGACCGCGAAGGGGGCGAAGGTCAGCACCGCCTGGAGCGCCAGCGTCCGGCGCCGTGCGCCGCTGAGCCGGGGCGCGAGACCGGGGAAGGAGTGCAGCATCTGGAGGCAGAGCAGCATGGTCATCGGCAGCAGCGCCAGCCCGAGCATCGCCGCGTCGATCGTCCTGCCCGAACGATTGCCGTCGACCACATAGGTGACGGCCACGGCGAAGTAGCCCACCAGCACCAGGACCGTGATGACGACGGCCAGGCGCGGCGCCAGATTGTCGTGGTGGCGCGGTGGGTGGTTCCCGGCATCGTCGGGCAAGAGGCTCCCCTGCACTCGTCCTCCGGATGGTCGGGCCGGATTGGGTGGCTTGCCCGAGAGTATCCGATCTTTACTCGGGGTGGAGAGGCCACGTGGAAGGCTCATGGTGTACGCAGAGTTACGCGTTATCACGGGGGATCACAGGAAAAACGGAATCGGGTTGAGATCCGCGTAGGGCGTGGGCCCCGGCAGCCGTCCGAGCGCGACCGGGACGTCGAAGAGCCGGCCGGGTGCGAACCGGGCCCAGTGCGGGCGCATTCCGGGCACCAGCACCTTGGCCACCGGCAGCCCCACATCCGGCCGGGTCTGGTCCAGCACCAGCAACTCCATCCCGCGCCGCCGCACCACCTCCCTCACGGCGGCCAGGGCGCCGCCCTCCGGGGGGCCGGATATCGCCCGGGGCGGTACGGCGGCGGCCGGATCGGGCGTCAGATACGGGTGGTCGGCCGGGGTCGCGGTACGGAACCAGCGCAGCGCCTCGGGCTCGGCGGTGCCGTAGCCCCCGCCGTCGGCGCGGGCCTCGACCACCGCCGGGAGCATCTGGTTCAGCTCGGCGAGGGCGTGGCACAGCGCGGTGTGCCGGTCGAAGTGGGCACCGAAACCGAGGGTGATGTCCTCGGCGGGCTTGTCCAGGCGCCGGGAGAGCGCGGCGACCACCGGGATGCCGAAGTCCGTGGTGAGGTCCAGGGCCCACACCTCGCGCCGCAACCCCCGGTGTACGGCGCGCACTTCGGCCGGCCACGGGTCGTCGAAGGCGTCCAGGGCCACGGCGGGCTGCCGGGTGCGGTTGTACCACCACAGGGCGACCGCGTCCCGCTCCACCAGCTCCAGGAAGCCCCGTACGACGGCGTCGGCCAGTGTGCCGCCCGCCGCCGCGCCGTTGGAGTCCGCCCGGCAGCAGCGGCGGCCCGGGGGCTGCGGGGCGCCGTAGTACAGCAGCGCGGTGGGCAGCAGCCGGTGGCGTTCGGCGGTGAGCGACCACACCGGGGTCCAGTCCAGCTCCGCGTCCTCGTCGAACGGATCGTGGATCCGGTGGCGCGCGGGCAGGGCGGGGTCGCGGAACTGGCGCGGGTCGAAGAGCTGGACGGTGTCCGGGTGCACCGCGTCGTCCGGGTGCAGATCGCGGTAGCGGGCGCGCTGCCGTGGCTCGTCCCCCTGGAAATGGCCGCTGTAGTGCTCCAGGGCCTCGCACAGCGCGCTCGCCCGTGCCTGTTCGGCGGTGCGGCCCTTACCGTGGGCGGCAGCCCGCAGCCCGGCCCTTACGGAGTCCAGGCCGCTGTGGGGACCCGCTCCCGCGTACGAAGGGTGGCGGGCGTGGAAGCAGTTGAGGACGGCGGGGCCGCGCGGATCGCGCCGGATCTCGGTGACCAGCCCGGTGACCGGGTCCACCAGATGTCCGTAGCGCTCCATGATCCGGCGCGGGGAGGTGTCGGTGCCGGGTTCGGCCAGCGGCTCCCGTGGCGACGGCAGCGCCAGGGGCGCCCGTATCCGGGCCGCGACCAGCGCCGGATCGCCGCAGCCGGCGCACTGCGGGCGGCGGGAGAGCGGATGGCGGTCCACGGTGGCGGTGAGGCTGTCCAGGGTGCGCAGCTCCCGCTGACCCGGATGCCGGTGCCCGGCCAGCCACTTGGCGGCCTCCAGGGCGGCGAGCTGGAGCGCGGCGGCGCGGCTCGCGGGCAGTGAGGCGGGTGGGCGCGGCACCGGTCCGGGGCGGCCCAGCCGGTGCTGGAGATACGCCTCGGCCTGCCGTCCGCGCCACAGCCGGTCGGCCAGACAGACCCAGCACGGGTCGTCGGGGGCGCCGAGGAACGGGCCCAGCCACGCCTGGGTGCCCACCGGTTTGACGGGCAGCCAGCGACGGCCGGCGGCGCGGTGGGCGGCGTCCACGGCGGCGAGCCGCGGATCGAGGTAGTCATCGCACGCCACAAGGGTGAGTTCTGCGTCGCCATGTTGACGGGGAGCGATTTGACATATCTCTCGCCGAGGGCTAGTGGCCCCGGAAGCCGTCGGATCGCCGTCCGCCGTCTTGCCGTTCACCGCCTCGCCACCCGCCGCCTCGCCTTGCGCCGCCTTCCCGTCCACGGTCCTCAGGTCCGCGATCCTCAGCCCCGCGGCCCGCAGCGCCCCGACCACCTCGCCCGGGTCGGCCGAGCCGAGGACCAGCGGGGCCACGGCGGGGCGGGACGGCGGGGGTCCGGGGGCCGGGGCGGAGCCGCCCGCGGTGTGCAGCCCGGCCAGCTCCCAGTACGCCTCCTCGGGGGTCCAGGCGTGGTCCCGCTCGGAGACCAGCCCGGCCGCGCGGAGGCGGGCGATCACGCGCTCGGCCTGCCCGGCCGGGACCGCGCCGGGCGGACCCGCGGCGCCGGCGGGCGCGGCGGCCTCGGTGAGGATGTGGGCGAGGTCCCGCGACCCGTCGAGCAGCGGCGCGAGCGCGGCGATGGCCCGTCCGTGCAGCGCCGTGACCCCGTGCTCGGAGACCAGATACACGGCCTCGCCCGGCACCGGCTCGACCCGCAGATGTGGTGTGAAGCCCAGTTCGCCGGTCATCGGCCGGTCATTCGGCGCCGACGGTGCAGATGCAGATGGCGGGCGCGCCGAGGGGCCAGGCGGCGTCGGAGAGGTCCTCGATGACCAGGTCGTCGTCCTCGGCGGGCGGCTGAACGGCCTCGGCGGCGGTCCCGGCGGCCCCGGCGCGCTGGGCGACCCTGGCGCGCTCGGCGATCTCGACGACCCCGGTGACCCGGGTGACCTCGGTGTTCTCGGCGGAATGAGCCAGGACGGCGGGGCTCGTGGACTCATGGGGGACGGGCGTATCGGTCATCGCGGACTCTCTCATCGCCAGGGTGTGAATTTGTCATGGTGCGGCGCTCTGGAACTCATATCGAGCTCGTTACTCCAGCACTGGCCGCACAGGTCGCCCACAAGCGAGGCTCTTAAATGCCTCGGTGGCAGGCCGCGCGGCCAGGAGGCACTTGACGGACCGTTGACGGAGGTACACGACCATGGACATCAAGGTGTTGGGGCCGCTGAGCGTCGAGGCGTGCGGTCAGTCGATCGTGCCCAGCGCGGGCAAGCCGCGCCAGATCCTTGCACTGCTTTCCGTCTACGCCAACCAGATGCTGCCGGTGCCCACTCTTATGGAGGAAATCTGGGGCACGCAGATGCCGCGCAGCGCGCTCACCACTTTGCAGACCTACATCCTGCAGTTGCGCCGCAGGCTGGCCGCGGCCTATGGCCCGCAGGCCCCGCAGGCTTCCAAGGACGTCCTCGCCACGCGCTACGGCGGATATGTGCTGGAGGCGCAGCCGGGCGCGGTGGACATCCATGAGTACGACCGGCTGGTGGCCGCGGGGCGGGACGCGCTGGACGCCGGCGACGATGTCCAGGCGTCCCTGCTGCTGCGCGAGGCGCTGGCCGTCTGGCGTGGCCCGGCGCTGGTGGATGTGAAGGTCGGGCCGGTCCTGGAGATCGAGCTGGCCCGTCTGGAGGAGAGCCGGCTCGGCGTCCTGGAGCGCCGTATCGAGGCCGATCTGCGGCTGGGCCGCCATGCCGAGCTGCTCACGGAGCTCACCGAGCTGACCGCCCGCCATCCGCTGCACGAGGGGTTGCACGCCCAGTGCATGGCCGCGCTCTACCGCGCGGGCCGCCCCTGGCAGGCGCTGGAGGTCTACCAGGGGCTGCGCGCCAGACTGGTCGAGGACCTCGGGCTGGAGCCGTCGCCGCGGCTGCAGAAGCTCCAGCAGGCGGTGCTCGCCTCCGACCCGGCGCTCGATCTGGACCTGGACGGTCACTGGCGCCGCCCGGTGCTCGACCTGTTCGCCGCGTAGACCAACAGCCAATAGCCAGCAGCAAACAGCCAACAGTCCACAGCCCCACAGCCGATAGCCCCACAGCCCCGACACCGCCCCTCGTCCGGAGCCCCGTAAGTTCCCCGACCAGCCGTCCCCGTCCGGCGAACCATCCCCCCAAGAACGCCCGGCGCCGCCCTTCAGCCGGGCTTGCTACGGCTCCGCTGCCCGATCCCCCCGCGCGGGCAAGCGGAGCCGTAGTGCGTCCAGGGGAGGTCACAGGCGCCCGATGCCCATGCCCTGGAGCTCGACCAGCAGGAGGCGCGATGACGCGCGAGATCGACACCGATGTGTGCGTCGTCGGCGGCGGCCCGGCCGGTCTGGTGCTGGCGCTGCTGATGCTGCGGTCGGGGGCCCGGGTGACCGTGGTGGAGTGCGCCCGCGCACATCAGCGCGTGTTCCGCGGCGAAATCCTCCAACCCGGCGCGATGGCGCTGCTGGACGCGCTGGATGTGCTCGCCGGCGCCCGCGCCCGAGGCGCCCATGAGCACGACCGATTCCTGGTGATCGAGGGCGAGCGAGTGCTGCTGGAGGCCGACTACCGGCTGCTCGCGGCCCCGTACGACCACCTGTTGAGCGTCCCGCGCCCCCATCTGCTCGATGAGCTCCTCGCCCGCTGCCGCCGCTCGCCCGGCTTCCGTTATCTGCCCGGACGACGGGCCGGGGCCCTGCTGTGGCGCGAGCGGCGGATCGCCGGGGTCGTCGCCGAGGGGCCGCCGGGCCGCTGCGCCGTACGGGCCCGGGTCGTCGTCGGCGCGGACGGCCGGTTCTCGCGGATCCGGCGGCTGGCGGGCATCGGGGCGGGCCGCGCCGACGCGTTCGCCCAGGACGTGCTGTGGTGCACGCTCATCGCGCCCCGCGAAGAGCCGCCGCTCCGCGATGTGCGGGTGTTCCGCACCGGCGGCGGCCCGGTGCTGGTCTACGGCTCCTGGCCGAACCGGATCCAGATCGGCTGGACCCTGCCGCAGCGGAGCCACGGCCATCTCGCCGCCCTCGGCCTCGACCACGTCAAGGAGCGCCTGGAGCGCGCCGTGCCGGGGTACGCCACGCTGATCCGCGATCAGCTCCGCACCCCGGCCGACCTCGGCGCGCTCGAGGTCTTCTCGGCACGCGCCGAGCGCTGGGTCGCCGATGGGCTGGTGCTGATCGGCGACGCCGCCCACACCCACAGCCCGATCGGCGCCCAGGGCATCAACCTCGCGGTGCAGGACGCGGTGGTGCTGCACCCCCTGCTGGCCCGCGCCCTGGCCGAGGGCGACACCAGCGCCGAGCGGCTGGCGGAGTTCGAGCGGCGCCGAGGGCCCGATATCGCGGCGGTGATGCGGATGCAGACCCTGCAGAGCCGGGCGATCCTCTCGCAGGGCGCCTTCACCACCCGGGTGCGCCCCCGAATCGCGCGGGCGCTGCGTCGTACGCCGCTCTATCGCAAGATCCTGCGGCGCATGGCCTACGGCAACCCGTCGATCCGCATCGCCGACGCCGGAGTGTGCGGCCGGATATGACACCCCCGGAGCGCGATGGCCGGAAACCACCTCTGCGCCCACTTCTCGCCACCCCGACTTCGACCCTCCATGCCGCACCGCCTAGGTTGAGGCCATGCACACTGTCGTGATCCTGGCGCTGGACCAGGTGGTCCCCTTTGATCTGGCCACCCCGATCGAGGTGTTCAGCCGCACCCGGCTGCCCGACGGCCGGGAGCCCTACCGGGTCCGGGTCTGCGGCCCCGCCCCCAGCGTCGACGCCGGGGTGTTCGCCCTCCAGGCCCCGTACGGGCTCGAGGCGCTCGCCGAGGCCGACACGATCGTCGTGCCCGGCCGCGGCGACGCCCTGCTCCCGGTCCCCGACGAGGTGATCGGCGCGCTGCGGGACGCCGCCGACCGGGGCACCCGGATCGCCTCGATCTGCTCCGGGGCGTTCGTCCTCGCCGCCACCGGGCTGCTCGACGGACTCCGCGCCACCACCCACTGGCTCGCCGGTGCGCTGCTTTCCGAGCTCCATCCGAAGATCCAGGTCGACCCGGATGTGCTCTATGTGGACAACGGCCAGTTCCTCACCTCGGCGGGCGCCGCGGCCGGGCTCGATCTGTGTCTGCACATGATCCGGCGCGACCATGGCTCCGCCGTGGCCGCCGACGCCGCGCGGCTGTCCGTGATGCCCCTGGAGCGGGAGGGCGGGCAGGCCCAGTTCATCGTTCACGACCAGCCGCCCGTACCGCGCGGATCGGTGTTCGAACCCCTGCTGCGGTGGATGGAGGACAACGCCGGGCGTGACCTCACCCTCCACGAGATCGCCGCCCACATCGGCATGAGCACCCGCACCCTCAACCGCCGCTTCCGGGAGCACACCGGGACCACCCCACTGCAATGGCTGCACCGCGCCCGGATCCGGCAGGCGCAGTATCTGCTGGAGGCCACCAACTACCCGGTCGAGCGCATCGCCGGCCAGGTCGGCTTCGGCTCGCCCACCTCCTTCCGGGACCGCTTCAAGCGCGTCGTCGGCACCAGCCCGCACAGCTACCGCTCCGCCTTCCAGCGAAACGCGGGATAGCCGCCGAGCGGTCCCCTGGGCAGCCTCGGGCGCGGGTCGAGGCGGACTCGAGTCACGGCGGCGACCATGTCCTTCTCAGTGGGAACGACCGCGAGGAGCGCCCATGTTGGACCTCGGCCTGGAGGGGCGCACGGTCCTGGTCACCGGGGCCACCGGGGCCATCGGCCGGGCCGCCGCACGCGCCTTCGCGGAGCAGGGCGCCCGGGTGGCGCTCGCCTTCCGATACCAGCGCGAGGCCGCCGAGGCGCTGGCCGCCGAGCTCTCCGGACCGGACGGCGGCAGGGCCTTCGCCGTGCCGTACGCCCTGGACGACGCCGCGTCGCCGCGCTGGGTCGTGGCCGCCGTCGAGGAGCACTGGGGCGGGCTGGACGTGCTGGTGGCGGCCGCCCGGCGGCGGGGCGCGCGCCGCGATCCGCACACCCGGTTCGAGGACGTACCGGAGGAGCACTGGCGGCCGCTCGTCGCCGACGGCTTCGTGCCCGCGGTCCGCACCGTCCAGTGGGCCGTCGCCGGGATGCGCAAGCGCGGCTGGGGCCGGATCGCGCTGGTGGCCTTGGCGCGGCCACCGGACGGCGCGGCCGACGGGGAGTTCCATGCGGTGGCACGGGCCGGGCTGCACGGTCTGGTCCGCGGTCTGGCGGGCGAAGTGGGCGGCGACGGCGTGCTGATCAACGCCGTGTGCCCCGGGCCGACCCCGCCCGACCGGCCGCCGACCGCGTCCGACCAGCGGTCCACCCCGCCCGACCGGCCGTTCACCCCGCCCGACCGGCCGCCTGCCGCTCCCGAGGAGATCGCCCGCGCCCTCCTCTTCCTGTGCTCGGCGGCCAACGGCACGATCACCGGCGAAGCGCTGACGCTCACGGGATGCCGCTGAGCCCGGCGAGGGATGCGAGGGGGCGGCTCGGTGTCATGTCCATCGGCCGGACGGGGCGGTCCGGCCGGCTCGACCTCTGCGGGAGGTGAACCGTGCGCGTCCTGTTCACGACCTGGGCCTCCGGCGCCCATCTCGTTCCCATGGTGCCGCTGGCGCGCGCCCTGCTCGGGGCCGGGCACCAGGTGCGGGTCGCGGTGCCGTCCGACTGCGCGGCGGCCGTCGCCCGGACCGGTCTGGTGCCGGTGCAGCTCGGTGCCCTGCCCATGGCGGTGGTCAGGGCACCGGACGCGACGCGGCGCCCGCGCGGCATCTGGCCGACGGACTGGCCGGTGCGCCCCGCCGCGCTCACCCCGGAACAGCACGGGGTGCTGCGCGCGTTGGGCGATCGGCAGGTGCGGATCGCCGAGGCGATGGCCCAGGGGCTGGTGGCCTTCGCCCGCTGCTGGCAGCCGGAGCTGGTGGTGCATGACGCGAGCGCGTACGCGGGCACGGTGGCTGCGGGGGCGCTGGGGGTGCCCGCCATCGGTCAGCTCTGGGGGAGCGCGGCCGTGCTGCGGCTGGACCGGCAGCGGCTCGAAGGCCCGCCACTGCCCGGCTACGCCCGGTTGATGCGGCGTTACGGCGCCGACCCGGCGCGCGAGCCCGACCTGTGGCTCGACCCCTGCCCGCCGAGCCTCGCGCTGCCCTCGCGGGCGCGGCGCCTGCCGGTGCGCCTCGTTCCGCAGGACGGGCCGTCGCCGCATGAGACGCCATCGCCTTACGAGGCCCGCCGCGCCGGGCCGCACCCCGCGCGCCGGGCCGCCGTGCCGAACGGGCGGCGCGGGCCGGGCGGCCCCAGGCGCTCCGGGCCGGTGCGGGTGTGCGCGGCCTGGGACGACGCCAGTGGCCCGCCGGACGCCGTAAGGGCCGCGCTGTGGGCCGCCGAGGCGCGGGGCGTGGAGGTCGTCCGGGTCGGCAGCGCCGCCGAGGGGCGGCCGCCCGCCGGGCCGCTGCACCGGGTGCTGCCGGGCTGCCGGGCCCTGCTCCACCAGGGCGGGGGCTCGGCGGTGCTGGCCGCCGCCACTGCCGGGGTGCCACAGCTGGTCGTCGCACCCGGCCTCGAGCAGCAGCTGAACGGGGCGCGGCTGGCCCGGGCGGGCGCCGGGATGTATCTGCCCGCCGACGCCCTCGACGGCAGCCGGTGCGGGGCGCGGGCGGTGGGCGGGCGGCTGGCCCTGGACCTGTTCGCCCTGCTGGAGCAGCCGTCGTACGCGGCGGCGGCGCATGCCCTGCGGCGGGAGGCGCTGGCGATGCCCGGCCCGGACAAGGCGGTCCTGGCGGTCACCCGGCTCACGGGCCCGGCGATGTGAGGGCCGGACCCTCGTACGCGGACGGCCCCGCCCTGGGTAAGGAGGGCCCCGCCTCGGGCAACAGGCCACGCGAAAGGCCCCCCACCGAAGTGGGGGGCCTTTCGCTGTCTGTGCGCCGCCAGGGACTCGAACCCCGGACCCGCTGATTAAGAGTCAGCTGCTCTAACCAACTGAGCTAGCGGCGCCTGCTGACGTAGGAGACCTTAGCACCCGGACGCCACGGAGTGAAAATCGATAACTTTCAGCCCGGAAAAACGGCGGGTGTGCTGGTCACAGCCGTGCCGACAAGATCATCACCGGCGGCGCGGGCCGCCCTCACACAGGCCCACAGCAGCACCTCGGGACCGGGCAGCCAGGGCTTGCGGACATCGGGCGCGACGAGCCAGCGCGGCGACGGCACGGGGGCGGGCTCGCGGTCGCCGGACTCGCGGCCGCCGGTCTTCCGGGCGCCGGTCTCCGGGGTCCCGGTCCCCCGGGCCTCGTGCTCCAGGGGCGCCGCCTCCGGCTGGTCGGGGTCCGGCGGGAAGAGCGGCGGCACGGTCACCGCGTCGCCCCGCCCGTAGCAGAGCAGTGGGGGAGCGGTCGCGCCCCACTCCTCCCAGCCGAGCA
Coding sequences:
- a CDS encoding AfsR/SARP family transcriptional regulator, with translation MDIKVLGPLSVEACGQSIVPSAGKPRQILALLSVYANQMLPVPTLMEEIWGTQMPRSALTTLQTYILQLRRRLAAAYGPQAPQASKDVLATRYGGYVLEAQPGAVDIHEYDRLVAAGRDALDAGDDVQASLLLREALAVWRGPALVDVKVGPVLEIELARLEESRLGVLERRIEADLRLGRHAELLTELTELTARHPLHEGLHAQCMAALYRAGRPWQALEVYQGLRARLVEDLGLEPSPRLQKLQQAVLASDPALDLDLDGHWRRPVLDLFAA
- a CDS encoding FAD-dependent monooxygenase yields the protein MTREIDTDVCVVGGGPAGLVLALLMLRSGARVTVVECARAHQRVFRGEILQPGAMALLDALDVLAGARARGAHEHDRFLVIEGERVLLEADYRLLAAPYDHLLSVPRPHLLDELLARCRRSPGFRYLPGRRAGALLWRERRIAGVVAEGPPGRCAVRARVVVGADGRFSRIRRLAGIGAGRADAFAQDVLWCTLIAPREEPPLRDVRVFRTGGGPVLVYGSWPNRIQIGWTLPQRSHGHLAALGLDHVKERLERAVPGYATLIRDQLRTPADLGALEVFSARAERWVADGLVLIGDAAHTHSPIGAQGINLAVQDAVVLHPLLARALAEGDTSAERLAEFERRRGPDIAAVMRMQTLQSRAILSQGAFTTRVRPRIARALRRTPLYRKILRRMAYGNPSIRIADAGVCGRI
- a CDS encoding response regulator transcription factor, with product MVRVLIAEDMHMLRKALVALLEFEPDIEVVAEFSSGADILPRARELRPDVAVLDIDLPGMDGLTAAAELSTAVPECRTMMLTSLGRPGNLRRALAAHVSGFLLKDSSPDKLSDAIRAVARGERVIDPQLALAALDDGPQPLTPRELEVLRFAAKGEESAQIAAKLFLSVGTVRNYLTSAVTKLDARNRVDAIRIAREAGWL
- a CDS encoding TOMM precursor leader peptide-binding protein codes for the protein MTGELGFTPHLRVEPVPGEAVYLVSEHGVTALHGRAIAALAPLLDGSRDLAHILTEAAAPAGAAGPPGAVPAGQAERVIARLRAAGLVSERDHAWTPEEAYWELAGLHTAGGSAPAPGPPPSRPAVAPLVLGSADPGEVVGALRAAGLRIADLRTVDGKAAQGEAAGGEAVNGKTADGDPTASGATSPRREICQIAPRQHGDAELTLVACDDYLDPRLAAVDAAHRAAGRRWLPVKPVGTQAWLGPFLGAPDDPCWVCLADRLWRGRQAEAYLQHRLGRPGPVPRPPASLPASRAAALQLAALEAAKWLAGHRHPGQRELRTLDSLTATVDRHPLSRRPQCAGCGDPALVAARIRAPLALPSPREPLAEPGTDTSPRRIMERYGHLVDPVTGLVTEIRRDPRGPAVLNCFHARHPSYAGAGPHSGLDSVRAGLRAAAHGKGRTAEQARASALCEALEHYSGHFQGDEPRQRARYRDLHPDDAVHPDTVQLFDPRQFRDPALPARHRIHDPFDEDAELDWTPVWSLTAERHRLLPTALLYYGAPQPPGRRCCRADSNGAAAGGTLADAVVRGFLELVERDAVALWWYNRTRQPAVALDAFDDPWPAEVRAVHRGLRREVWALDLTTDFGIPVVAALSRRLDKPAEDITLGFGAHFDRHTALCHALAELNQMLPAVVEARADGGGYGTAEPEALRWFRTATPADHPYLTPDPAAAVPPRAISGPPEGGALAAVREVVRRRGMELLVLDQTRPDVGLPVAKVLVPGMRPHWARFAPGRLFDVPVALGRLPGPTPYADLNPIPFFL
- a CDS encoding SDR family NAD(P)-dependent oxidoreductase, encoding MLDLGLEGRTVLVTGATGAIGRAAARAFAEQGARVALAFRYQREAAEALAAELSGPDGGRAFAVPYALDDAASPRWVVAAVEEHWGGLDVLVAAARRRGARRDPHTRFEDVPEEHWRPLVADGFVPAVRTVQWAVAGMRKRGWGRIALVALARPPDGAADGEFHAVARAGLHGLVRGLAGEVGGDGVLINAVCPGPTPPDRPPTASDQRSTPPDRPFTPPDRPPAAPEEIARALLFLCSAANGTITGEALTLTGCR
- a CDS encoding GlxA family transcriptional regulator, translated to MHTVVILALDQVVPFDLATPIEVFSRTRLPDGREPYRVRVCGPAPSVDAGVFALQAPYGLEALAEADTIVVPGRGDALLPVPDEVIGALRDAADRGTRIASICSGAFVLAATGLLDGLRATTHWLAGALLSELHPKIQVDPDVLYVDNGQFLTSAGAAAGLDLCLHMIRRDHGSAVAADAARLSVMPLEREGGQAQFIVHDQPPVPRGSVFEPLLRWMEDNAGRDLTLHEIAAHIGMSTRTLNRRFREHTGTTPLQWLHRARIRQAQYLLEATNYPVERIAGQVGFGSPTSFRDRFKRVVGTSPHSYRSAFQRNAG
- a CDS encoding sensor histidine kinase; amino-acid sequence: MPDDAGNHPPRHHDNLAPRLAVVITVLVLVGYFAVAVTYVVDGNRSGRTIDAAMLGLALLPMTMLLCLQMLHSFPGLAPRLSGARRRTLALQAVLTFAPFAVFKHAWLGMPGFLAGSSLLVLAPALAWPAFAAILLCTDVLLFQVGFGWGQVAYTSVSTALTGLVVFGLSRLSGLVSEVSRSRAELARLAVAQERLRFSRDVHDLLGYSLSTITLKCELVHRLVPRQNSRAQQELSEILQTSRQALADVRAVASGYRKMSLSAESATARSMLAAAGISTTSEIDCGPLPELVDTVLASVLREGLTNVLRHSKADHCAIEARRSGRQVWLTLVNDGVGRPSTILRTDSTDGGSGIGNLRVRVENLGGRLRAGVRSDGWFELRAELDVSVDAPPRSGRERRSKDAKDSRESKDSKDSKEEYGPGPTVTA
- a CDS encoding nucleotide disphospho-sugar-binding domain-containing protein, translated to MRVLFTTWASGAHLVPMVPLARALLGAGHQVRVAVPSDCAAAVARTGLVPVQLGALPMAVVRAPDATRRPRGIWPTDWPVRPAALTPEQHGVLRALGDRQVRIAEAMAQGLVAFARCWQPELVVHDASAYAGTVAAGALGVPAIGQLWGSAAVLRLDRQRLEGPPLPGYARLMRRYGADPAREPDLWLDPCPPSLALPSRARRLPVRLVPQDGPSPHETPSPYEARRAGPHPARRAAVPNGRRGPGGPRRSGPVRVCAAWDDASGPPDAVRAALWAAEARGVEVVRVGSAAEGRPPAGPLHRVLPGCRALLHQGGGSAVLAAATAGVPQLVVAPGLEQQLNGARLARAGAGMYLPADALDGSRCGARAVGGRLALDLFALLEQPSYAAAAHALRREALAMPGPDKAVLAVTRLTGPAM
- a CDS encoding bifunctional DNA primase/polymerase: MTRTPQDALHTAAYVTPAGADWLASASASPRGVQALWAAAPTAAVTLPCGTAFDVISMDALFGRRVVGRLWTDGPGTGPVAARGGRVLLFATPGTAQRLPALLGWEEWGATAPPLLCYGRGDAVTVPPLFPPDPDQPEAAPLEHEARGTGTPETGARKTGGRESGDREPAPVPSPRWLVAPDVRKPWLPGPEVLLWACVRAARAAGDDLVGTAVTSTPAVFPG